The genomic window ACCAGCTGGGCCATGGCGATCTCGTAGCTGAGGCCGTCGGGGGTCTTGGGGTTCATCTCGAAGGCGTGGCCCAGGCCCATCAGGTCGGGGGTCATGCCGGCGGCGAGCGCGAAGCGCTCGTTGATGAACTGGCTGGCGAGCACCGTGTGGCCCTGCTCGAACGCGTCCGCCGTGGTCAGGTAGTTGTCCTCGCCGGTGTTGATGATGATGCCGCTCGCGGCGTTGATGAGGCGCGAGAAGTACTGGTCGCAGAGGGTGCGGAAGATGTTGATGTCGCGGAAGAGGATGCCGTACATGGCGTCGTTGAGGAGCATGTCCAGCCGCTCCCAGGCCGCCGCGAACGCGATCTCCGGCATGCACAGGCCGGAGGAGTAGTTGGTGAGGTGGACGTAGCGGTTGAGCCGGCGCGACTCGTCGTCGAGCGCCTCCCGCATGATCCGGAAGTTCTCCTGGGTCGCGTAGGTCCCGCCGTAGCCCTCGGTCGTCGCGCCGTGCGGCACGTAGTCGAGGAGCGACTGCGCGGTCGAGCGGATCACGGCGATGACGTCCGCGCCGGCCTGCGCCGCGGCGCGGGCCTGCTCGACGTCGTCGTGGATGTTGCCGGTCGCGACGATG from Pantanalinema sp. includes these protein-coding regions:
- a CDS encoding lysine 5,6-aminomutase subunit alpha, encoding IVATGNIHDDVEQARAAAQAGADVIAVIRSTAQSLLDYVPHGATTEGYGGTYATQENFRIMREALDDESRRLNRYVHLTNYSSGLCMPEIAFAAAWERLDMLLNDAMYGILFRDINIFRTLCDQYFSRLINAASGIIINTGEDNYLTTADAFEQGHTVLASQFINERFALAAGMTPDLMGLGHAFEMNPKTPDGLSYEIAMAQLVRQVFPEAPLKYMPPTKHITGDIFQAYAHNALFNLVSVLTNQEIHLLGIMTEAIHTPFASDRHLALQNADYVFNYARNMGADLDWKPDGMVATRARLVLEQAVELLEKVESAGLVEAIGKGEFADVKRAPDGGKGLSGVFERAKDYFNPFMTRLEAINGVARATV